In Candidatus Riesia pediculicola, the genomic stretch ATCCAAATCAAGTCAATAATATTTTATGTTTTCCATTCATCCTCAGAGGCGCTTTAGATGTTCAAGCAACTCAAATTAATGATGCTATGAAAATAGCTTGCATAAAAGAAATTTCTAAGTTGGCCAGAAAAAAAGTAGATTTTATTACATATGATTCAGAAACTAGTCAAAACTGTTCTCAAAAAAATTATTCTATTGTTCCAAATCCATTTGATCCAAGATTGATCATGAAAATTGCTCCATCCGTCGCTAAAGCTGCAATGGATTCTGGATTAGCAATAAAACCAATTAAAAACTTTAAACTCTATAAAAAAGATCTGAAAAAATTTGTTAAAAATGACTATTTCTTTATGAGACCAATATTCATATCTGCTCAGAAAAGAAACAGGAAAATTCTTTTTACAAAAGGAGAATCTAAAAAAACACTTCTTGTTGTCAAGAATATCATTGATATGAATCTATCCAATCCAATTTTAATAGGAAGAAAAAGTGTTATTGAAGATAAAATTAGAAACTTAAATCTGAGAATTAAAGAAAACAGAGATTTTCAATTGATAGATTTAGATCAAAAAATGAAGTATGAAAAATTCTGGAAAAAACATCTTAATTTTCTTAAAAAGAGAAGAATACTTAAAAAAAATAGTTTTGAAAAAGAAAACTCATATTTTTCTACTTTAATTGGAACTTCCTACTTACATTCAAATAAAGCAGATGGAATGATATGTCATGTCGATGATTATAATCTTTCGGATCATACTAATATCATTATGAACATTATTGGACCTTCAGAAAGAAAGATTGTTGAAAAAATGGATATCATTTGCACGTCAAATATGAATTTTTTCATTGTGAATTTTGAAGATACTAAAGATATATCAATACAAAAGTTGAAAAAAATTATTTTAATAATATTGAAAAAAATAAAAATATTGAATATTTTTCCAAATATAGTTCTTCCTCGTCTGGAAAATTTAAAAAATATAAGTCATTTAGATTGGTATAAAAAAAATGACTTATTTTCTTCTATTAAGAAGAATTATCCGTCAGTTCATTTTATAAAAGAAAGTTTAGAAGAAATAGATTTGAAAAATCTTATTAAAAACGAAAAATTGTATCCCAATTATCAACATGAAAGGTCATCTGATTTCCTTTTTGTCACTCCAACTAATAAGTTGCACATGATTTATCTTGATTTGTTAAAAGTCGTAAATTATAAAGAAAAAACTTTAGGATCGATTCTTATGGAAACTAAAAAACCGGTTCACATTTTAAATAAAAATAGTTCAATTCGAAATATTACAGATTCATTTGTATATCTTATGATAGAAAAATAGATTTGTTATGATCGAAGTAGTTTTTTATGAAGAGAAAATGATTTTAATTTCAATTCTAATATCAACAACGCGTACTTTATTTTTCAAAGGATTAAACAGTTAGCTTTTCTAAAAAGTATTGAAAGATATTGAAATCCAAATGTATTAATTGTAAACATATATTTTTTATAGAGATTTATTTAATTTAAAAAAAGAAACTAAAAACATTTTTTCTCTTATAAAAGAGGATTTTGTAAGAAATTTCATACGATTTAAAAAAAATCCATTGAACTAATGAGATAGTTAGACAATCGTAATTTATACGATCTGAAAGAGTAAATCATCACAACGCATTGTTTTACTTTTATGAAAAAATTTTTTAGACAAATGAGCTTTTAATATGAAAAATAAGAAAAATTATGTAGCAAGAGTAGTAGTAGGAATGTCTGGAGGAGTAGACTCTTCAGTTGCAGCTCTTCTACTAAAAAAAAGAAATTATGAAGTTTTAGGATTGTTCATGAAAAATTGGGAAGAAGATGATGGTCATTCGTGTTCTTACATTGAAGATTTAAAAGATGTGAAATCTGTTTGCGAAAAACTAAAAATACAACTATATCAGGTGAACTTTTCAATAGAATACTGGAATAAAGTTTTTAAAGTCTTTCTTAAGAAGTATAAAACTGGAAAAACACCAAATCCAGATGTTTTATGTAATAAAGAAATTAAATTTAAAGAATTTTTAGACTTTTCTTTAGAAAATTTAAATGCAGATTATATTGCAACCGGGCATTATGTTAGAAAAAAGAAAAGAAATGAAAAATATATTTTGTTAAAAGCAAAAGATGAAAGAAAAGATCAAAGCTATTTTTTACATCTACTCGATCAATCTCAACTTGAAAAAGTCATTTTTCCAATTGGAGAATTTAAAAAATCTGAAATTCGTAAAATTGCTGAAAAAAATGGATTATTGAGTGTATCGAAAAAGAAAGATTCAACAGGAATATGTTTTATAGGAAAAAAAAGATTTGAAAACTTTCTTCAGAAGTATATTTCTTGTAAAAATGGAGATATTTTATCAGTTCATAAGGAAATTATTGGTCAACACCCTGGGTCTATCTTGTATACTTTAGGACAAAGAAAAGGAATCAGGATTGGCGGAATAAAAAATGAGAAGCATGGACCATGGTATGTAATAGACAAAAATGTCAAACAGAACACTATTATGATTTCTCAAAATAAATTTCATCCATCTTTAGTTTCAAAAGGAATTATAATAAATAATGTTCATTGGATATCTGAACCAAAGTATCGATGCAGTGTTCAGACTAGATATCATCAGAAAGAAACTTATTGTTCGATAAGGAAGATTTGCCTTAATAGAATATCAGTTCGCTTCGATCACCCAATTTTATCAGTCACTCCTGGTCAGTATGGAGTATTTTACGATCGAGAAGTTTGTTTAGGAGGTGGAGAGATAGATTTAAAATTTTAAAAAAAATTTCAGAAAAATCAATTTTTTAACATCTCTTCTTTATAAAGAAAGAATTATCAATTTCATTAGAAATCACTACTTAATCAAATATATGTCGAAAAAATTATCGAGTATGAAATATTCTTTTTCTAGGTTAAACGCAATATCTCCGATTGATGGAAGATATAAAGAAAAATCTGATATTCTTCGACCAATCTTCAGTGAGTTTGGATTAATAAAACGTAGAGTTGAGGTAGAAATTAGATGGCTTCAGATGTTATCAGAATCTTCTGAAATTCAAGAGGTTCCAAAATTTAGGAAGTGTATTAATGATTATTTAAATGAAATAATAAAAAATTTCAATTATTCCGATGCTATATTAATCAAAAAAATTGAAGAAAGAGTTAATCATGATGTAAAAGCAGTTGAGTATTTCTTAAAAAGAAAGATGTCAAAATTCTTTGAATTAAAAAAAATTAAGGAGTTCATTCATTTCGCATGTACTTCAGAAGACATCAACAACATTTCTTATGCCTTAATGTTAAAGGAATCGATAAAAAAAGTTATTGTTCCTAATTGGAAAGATATCATTGAAACTTTAGAAAAAATTGCTTTTTCTAATCGTTTAATACCGATCTTATCTAGAACACATGGAAGACCGGCTACTCCTAGCACAGTTGGAAAAGAGTTCATAAATTTTACTTATAGGATGAGAAAGCAATTGGATCAAATATTGAGAATTAAAATTTATGGAAAAATGAATGGAACCGTTGGTAACTATAATGCTCATTTATTTGCTTATCCAAAAATAGACTGGTTCAAAATAAGTGAAGAATTTGTTCTATCATTCGGTATAGAGTGGAATCCGCTCACTACACAAGTAGAACCATACGATTATATTGCGGAAATTTTCGATTGCATAGCACGTTTTAATACAATATTGATTGATCTTAGTCGAGATATATGGGGATATATCTGTCTTGGTTATTTCAAAAAAAAAATGAGTGATCAAGAAATTGGTTCTTCTATCATGCCTTACAAAAATAATCCAATTGAATTTGAAAATTCCGAAGGTAATTTAGAATTAGCAAACACATTATCGAGACATATTTCTCAGAAAATGCCAATTTCTAGATGGCAGAGAGATCTCAGTAATTCAACTCTCATAAGAAATTTAGGCGTTTGTATTTCTCACTCTTTGATAGCATATTTCTCTTTTAAAGATGGACTGAACAAGATTTGTATAGATGAAAAAAATATATCTCAGGAGCTTAACGAAAATTGGCAAGTGATTACAGAAGCAATACAAACTATTCTTAGAAAATATGGAGAAGATAGTCCGTACGAAAGGCTTAAAGAGTTGTTTCAAAGAAACAAAAAAATTACTAGAAAACATATAATTGAGTATGTAAACTCCTTAAAACTGCCTAATTTTGAAAAAGATAGAATACGATCAATCACTCCTAAAGATTACATTGGATTATCCAATGAGATGATTTTAAAAAATTTTGAGAACAAGAGAGAAAATAAAATTTAATTCACTTTCTATTTTCTGATAGATTAGTTGAATCTTTGAATAGAAGAAGTTAGAAATAATACAACTAAATATGTCAAAATATATCGTTTTTTTTAAAAAAAAGTAAAAAATCTACAAAATACGATCTTTCAAAAAAAATTTGAGATTGAAGAATTTTCTCTATTTTATAGATAATTTCTTTTAAATTGATATATTGTATGACATAAAGTTTCTCGAAAATTTCAATTAGACATATTTGATGAAATTGTTTTTATTCCAATGAATAAAAGGATGATAATTCTTTTGATAATTTATCAATTTCAGATTCAACGGAATGTAAAATATTAAAACAAGTTATATGGTGATTGTAAAAACATGATAATGTATAAAATATATCTCGATTTCATTCTAATATAATTATCTCAAAAATGTATGAAAATCCATCGTTTTCTTGAACAGATTGAACTTTCTTTTCTCATCTTTAATGTTATAATACCTTTAATTTTGATTTAAAGATTACTGATGATTTCCTTTCATATCCTAAATATTTTCGGATAAATCTGATAAAATGTTGCTATTTGATTATCTAGGACAGAGTTAATCTCAACTTTCTTCCTAATCTGACTTCTATTTCTTTTATATCAAAAGCAAAGTTTTTGATGAATCTTTTGATTATTTTCGTTTCACGTACTTAAATAATCTTTAAAGATTCACCAATGGGTGATCTTATCTCTTTATTTAAAGAGAAATGTTTTTATCATCTTTTTTTTTCAACTTAGATAAAAACTTTATCTTTTATTTAAAGATTTGCATCTATGAATTTAATTAATATAAAAACATGAGATTCCTTTAAAATACTCCAATTAACGTATGGAAAAGTCTTCAATAATCATCCATTTGATCTAATATATGAAGAATTCTCCTCCAAATCAGGTAGAAAAAAGTCTTATATTTTTTCCGTATAGAATGTCACGTTAAAACCTTTAAGCTCACTTAATATGACTATCAAAACGGATAGTGATTAATTTAGAATCCAATTCATTAATCTAATCCATCTCTTCTTTTTTAGATATTTGATAAGAAATCTATAATAGAAGATATATCTTGTGAAGCATCATCGGATCGAGTCAACATGATATATCCATCTTTAACTACGTTTTTTCTCATAGAACTGCTAGTTGATTAGCATGTGTAACACTTATAAAAGTGGTTTCCTTCTCGTAATTAATTTCAAGAAACGAATCAGAAACATTTTTTGTAGATTTCTAGTTGGTTCATCCACAACAAAAGAAACGGATTGAACCTTACTAACTTACCACAAATTCTCTTTCTCTTTCTCCACCTGATACTCTAATATTTGATTTTTAGTGTTTTCAGACAGATTAACTTCAAGACAATATTCTTTTGGTTTGGTCAATCGATTTTTTGTAAATTTTTCCCCCGATTAACAATGGCTTGATTATATTCTCCATTATGGCAAAGTTGAATAATCCGATATATTGATTTCTAATTTTTGCTAGTTCTCGATCTCGGTTAAACCATGTAAGTTCTTTTCATAGAAATCACTTTTCTAGAAGAGATTTTCCATTCTAGATAAAAGATGGAGTGATATTCTCTCACCAGATTCAGAAATACCCGATAATATAATCGTCTCTCCTTAAGAAATGGAAAAAGAAATTTTTTTAATCACTCTTATCACCTTTCCTTCGTTAAGATAGCTTTTGTCGACTTTCTTAAAGTTTAAAAAATCGTTATTAATCATGACTTAGTATATTTATTTGGTAAAATAGATGTGCAGTAAGAATAAATTGAATTGGAAATGATAATAAAATTAAAAAACACGAACTCGAAAACAGTAAAATAAATTGAAATTGATTGACAAGTCTTCTCGATAAGTAATCTAACAATCTAAAGTTTCATTACTTCTTTGATATTGCAAAGGTTGCTTAGTGCGTTTCCAAAACGATATTCCTAGAAATTTTATAAAAGCGGTTTAAAAATAAAAATTATCATTATTTATAAATTTTTTGCTCCTAAATTTTTAAAATAGAAATTTCTTTCTTCGCTTTAATAGTAAAGGAATATTGAAGATATCAATCCAAAATAAGAAATTAGAATAGTTCGTGCAACTTAATAAATAAAAAAGTTATTTTTCTCAATCTTGATGGATTTAAAGATATTTTTTGAATTCCAATCTTCCAAAAGATGCTCGTAGGATTTTTTTGAATGATTGGATTTATGTTTAATGGATTTTTAGATATCTCTTCCTCCTTCTAACAATATTCTTGTCTTCGTAATGTACGATGTTTCTGGTATCTTTTTGATTAATTAAAACTCTATTTCATCAACTTCAGTTTCTATGATGAATCCATCAAACATAGAAAATATCTTTTGATTTGATACATCTTCAATAATTGTTTAATGAACTCTACACTTAATATTATTAATTCAATTTGATCATATAATTTTACTTTTAATTGATTCGCTGACTTTTTCTAATATGATTGAATATTTTTTAGAAATTAAATCAAGAATATTTTTATTTTCTAAAATCAAATCTCTGTTATTTAGATCAAATTCCTATTATCGTAATAAAACTAATTCCTTTTTGATTCCGTATGCTCGATAAGAATTCTTCAATACATTGAGAAATTTTAGAAATTCCATTTAAATTTTAAATAGTTCCTTAAGATAAAATGGATCCAATATATTTTCTGTATTTAAAATAGCATACATAGTCATCTTAGCGTTCTTTTTAAAAGAATACTAGAATCCATTTATTAAAACTGTATAAATGATTAAAGATGCGTTTCTAATGTCGTTCTGATATTGACAATATCAAAAGAAATTTTTGTTTAGTAAACATCTTAAAAAATATCGAAATTCAATCTGGAAGAAATAAATGAATTCATATGATTTTAATCTAGCTTTCTCAATCAATTTAGAAATCATACTCTTTTAATTTTTCTATAAAGATATTTTCAATCTGAAATAATGGAAAAATATCAAGAAAATATACTACTTCTGTAGAACTTCGAACTTACTGTAATTTTTTTTGATTGAAAAGTTAAACATAAACTTATAAATTTACTTGAAGTCAAAAAATCAATGAATTTTTCAATATAAATTAAATCTACTGGATTTCGATAGTCTATCAAAATTTTCAAAAATAGTAGAAGAAAAAGTTTTCAAAAAACCATGTATTGAAATTTGATAATTTCGGTATAAGGATAAATATATAATTCTAGCAAGACTTCCATGTATTTGAATTGGCCTCTTAATCGGATTTATAAAAATGTTTCCTACAGTATTTAATTTGGAAAGTGATATTAAAAAACCTCGATCTTTATAAGAATAGCTTCTCAGCGTTTTCTTTTTTAACATCAACAATATGTTTTGATAACATAAATCAGCCATTTGACTAGCAGCCTGTGCTCTAGGTGGAACAATTCTTCCACTTTCTTCTTGAAGAAATGCGCAATCTCCAATAGCGAATATTTGATCGTTTAGAGTAGTCTGTAAAGTAGGTCGAACTATAATTTGATTAATTGAATTAGTTTTAATGTTATCGATATCTTTTATAAAATTTTGTACTTTTACTCCGGCGACCCAAACTATAAGATCTGAATATATTTTCGATGAATCAGTTTGTAAACCATACTGAAACACTTTTTTAACTTTAGTGTTCGTCAAAATTAAAGTTCCAACTTTTTCTAACTCTTTTTTTACAATTTGAGAAACCCTTTCTGATAATGATGGTAAGATTCTTTTTTCAGCTTCCAAAAGATATACTTTTAGTTGATATTTGTTAAATCCTTCAAATTTATATTCATTTAAATAATTTAACATATTAAAAAGCTCTGCACAAAGCTCTACTCCAGTAGCTCCTCCTCCAACTATTGCAACTTTTATTTTGGACTCATTACCTTTCACCATTAATTTTCTAAAAAAAATATCAATTATTTTTTCTCGAAATAAATTAGCTTGCTCGAAATTATCTAGAAAAGTACAGTGTTCCTTCACTCCTTCTATATTGAAATCGTTAGAAATACTTCCTAAAGAAATTACTAAAATATCGAATTTAATTTTTCTTTCTAAAAATTTTTCTTTTCCTCCATCAAAAAATGTTGAAACCGTGATCATTTTTTTTTCTTTATCAATATTTCGAAGTTCTCCTAGATGAAAATGAAAATGATGTTTGTAAGCATGATTAAAATAGTTCACTGAATTTAAATGCATATTGATGGATCCAGAAGCTACTTCATGAAGAATAGGTTTCCAAATATAACTATGATTTTGATCAACCAGTATAATATTTGCCAACTTTGACTTTCCTAAGTTATTTCCTAGCTTTGTAGCTAATTTTAATCCCCCAACACCCCCTCCGACAATAACTATTGTTACTCTTTTTTTTGTCATAAATTACCTTTAATCTTCATTGATATACATCGTTAATCGAAAAATATATCTATGTTTTCATGTTCAATTTAAGTTTTAATAAAAAAAATATTCAATTTCTTTTAAAAAATTGAAGAACGACTAAAAGATCTTTGAAAGAAGAGATTTTCTAAAAATTTTTTAGCATCCCTCGGATTTTATTTTTAGAAAAACTAACTTATTATGAAAATAATAACTTGATTTAAAGAATACAGAATATTTTTTAATTGATTTAAAAAGTTCGATTTTTTGAGATAATTATCGAAAGAGATTCATAACAAGTTTTATTGTATATGTATTTTACTTCTTTCGGAAAAGTAAAAATTAATTTTTTCGATTGATTTGATTTTCCTAAAGAGTTTATAAGAAAATATTTTGATCTTAAAAAATAAAAAGATATGAACGAAAATTTTTATTTTCGGAAAAATCTAATTTTTTTTAAGAAAATTAAAAAAGATATGTAGTTTTTCTTACAGAAATAGTTTGTTATTACACAAGAAAAAATAGAAATAAAGAAAGAGCTAATCATATCTGATATCCAATGAACCCCTAATAAAACTCTAGCTAAACAAATGAAAAAAGAAGGTAAAAAGATAAGTGTTCTAAATCTATTTTTCATCCAAAATAAACATCCGAAAGAAATGGTGAAACAAGCTGATCCATGCATGCTCGGAAAAGAGGAATTCAATCTATGACAAAGAATATTTCTTTTTATTCCTATTACAAAAGGACGATCTTTATATAAAATCTTTGATAAAAGGAAAGATAACGTCAAACTAGTGAACAAAGAGACGATTATTTTAAAAATTAAAGAAAAATGAGTAAAAGATCTTTTTTTCTCTAATAAAAAAATTGTTCCTACAAAAATGGGAAAAAAAAATATCAATCTCTCCGCAAGAAAAATCAAAAGAAGCATTACACAGCCATACTATAATCACGTTACTTATTTTCGATAATTAAAAAAATCGAGTTTTTCCATCAAAATTCATCAAATAATAAAAAATATTTTTAAATTCAATTAATATTCTCTTTTTTACTCTCCTAATTTTGAAAAAATTTTCTAAACTTCTTATTTTCGTTTTTTTATATATTTCTGAAAATATAAATCAATTTTAAGATACAGATATACGAAGTAGAATAAAATTTTCTATAAATTTCAGTTTAGTGATTATAAACTGATATGAGTTATTTTACGAATACATCATATATTTTTATAATTTTCAAAAAAACTTGTTTCTAAAAATTTTTTAGAATTATTTTTTTAATACTTAATTAAAAAATTCAGTTTTGTTAAATAATTAAATCTTTATTTACGGTTAATAAACAAGTATATATCATCGATTTCTAAAAATTATCCTTCCTTTTGTAAGATCATAAGGGCTTAGTTCTACAGTAACTTTATCTCCAGTTAAAATTCTTATGTAATTTTTCCTCATTTTTCCAGAAATATGAGCAATTATTTTTTTTCCATTTTCTAAACGAACCCGAAATGTTGTGTTCGGCAGGGTATCTAAAACCACACCTTGAGCTTCAACTCCCGTTTCTTTAACCATATCATCCTTCATAGAAATATTTTTCATTAGCTATGTTCATAACTAACAACAATCATTACAAAGTAAACTCTTATAAGTTAAAAAAGTTCACTCTACAATTTCTTTATCAAAGAATTTTTTAAAAAAAGACTAGAAATATATTATTATTATTTCATATATCACCAACTTTATATAAATACCTTTCTGCGTCAATAGCCGCCATACATCCTGTTCCTGCAGAAGAAATAGCTTGTCTATAAAAACTATCTGAAACATCTCCTGCAGCGAATACTCCCTTCACAGAAGTCTCTGTCATACATCGACTTTTTAAACTAGTTTTAATATATCCATCTTGCAGATCTAATTGACCTTGAAAAATACTAGTATTTGGATTACTCCCGACAGCAACGAATATTCCAGAAACAAAAAGATTTTTTTCAGAACCATTTAGATTAGATTTTATTTTAATAGACGTAATTCCCTTCTCATTTCCTTCAGCATCACAAACCACATAATTGGTATATAAGAAGACTTTTTTTTGATTAACTTTTTTATAAATTTTATCAATTAAGAGTTTTTCTGCTCTGAATTTTTTACTACGATGTATCAAATTAACCTCTTTTGCTATCTTAGAAAGATAAATAGCTTCTTCAAGAGCATTATTTCCTCCACCAACAACAGCAATTTTTTGATTTCTATAAAAAAATCCATCACAAGTTGCACAAAAAGAAACTCCTTTTCCCTCAAATCTTTTTTCAAAACTTAAACCAAGATTTCTGAATGACGAACCAGTGGCAATAATTAAAGAGTCACAACTGTATCTTTTTAAACTTCCAAATAAAAGAAATGGACGGTTCGTTAAATCTACCTTATAAATTTGATCCTCTATAATATCAGAAAATGGTATGAAATTTCTTACTTGTCTTAATGTATTCTCCATAATAAAAGATCCTGTTTGACTCGGATATAAACCCGTCCAATTCTCTACTGAATTTGCTAAAGCAATTTGTCCTCCTTTTTGAAAACCAGTTATTAAAATTGGTCTCAATCCTGCTCTCGATGTATATATCGCTGAAGTACATCCAGCTGGTCCCGATCCTAGTATAATTACCTTTCTATGAAGAAAATTATCATTAGTTCTTTTCATATCTTTAACTGTAACAAGTATGAAATAAATTGATCAATTAAATATATTAATCGTATTTTAGAAAGATGAGTCATTTTTTATCAAAAGGTTATCTTACGATTATTTT encodes the following:
- a CDS encoding NAD(P)/FAD-dependent oxidoreductase yields the protein MTKKRVTIVIVGGGVGGLKLATKLGNNLGKSKLANIILVDQNHSYIWKPILHEVASGSINMHLNSVNYFNHAYKHHFHFHLGELRNIDKEKKMITVSTFFDGGKEKFLERKIKFDILVISLGSISNDFNIEGVKEHCTFLDNFEQANLFREKIIDIFFRKLMVKGNESKIKVAIVGGGATGVELCAELFNMLNYLNEYKFEGFNKYQLKVYLLEAEKRILPSLSERVSQIVKKELEKVGTLILTNTKVKKVFQYGLQTDSSKIYSDLIVWVAGVKVQNFIKDIDNIKTNSINQIIVRPTLQTTLNDQIFAIGDCAFLQEESGRIVPPRAQAASQMADLCYQNILLMLKKKTLRSYSYKDRGFLISLSKLNTVGNIFINPIKRPIQIHGSLARIIYLSLYRNYQISIHGFLKTFSSTIFENFDRLSKSSRFNLY
- a CDS encoding phosphate acyltransferase; the encoded protein is MNKKIMKKSLKLHSRIKKGKIEVIPTKPISTKKDLIYAYTPGVSFPCVEILKNPENVHKYTSKSNLLAVISNGTAVLGLGNIGALASKPVMEGKSIIFKEFAGIDVFDIEINEKNPEKFVEITSSLEPTFGGINLEDIRSPDCFYIEEKLKEKMNIPIFHDDQHGTAIVVSSVILNWIKDTKRNIREVKLVISGAGAASIACANMLEKLGILHENIFMCDSKGVINTGRKDLNEIKSIYATRNENLQTLYDIIQGADAFLGCSVSKVLKKDMVQSMANRPIILALANPIPEIMPYEVEEVRSDAIVCTGRSDDPNQVNNILCFPFILRGALDVQATQINDAMKIACIKEISKLARKKVDFITYDSETSQNCSQKNYSIVPNPFDPRLIMKIAPSVAKAAMDSGLAIKPIKNFKLYKKDLKKFVKNDYFFMRPIFISAQKRNRKILFTKGESKKTLLVVKNIIDMNLSNPILIGRKSVIEDKIRNLNLRIKENRDFQLIDLDQKMKYEKFWKKHLNFLKKRRILKKNSFEKENSYFSTLIGTSYLHSNKADGMICHVDDYNLSDHTNIIMNIIGPSERKIVEKMDIICTSNMNFFIVNFEDTKDISIQKLKKIILIILKKIKILNIFPNIVLPRLENLKNISHLDWYKKNDLFSSIKKNYPSVHFIKESLEEIDLKNLIKNEKLYPNYQHERSSDFLFVTPTNKLHMIYLDLLKVVNYKEKTLGSILMETKKPVHILNKNSSIRNITDSFVYLMIEK
- a CDS encoding phosphatase PAP2 family protein; translation: MLLLIFLAERLIFFFPIFVGTIFLLEKKRSFTHFSLIFKIIVSLFTSLTLSFLLSKILYKDRPFVIGIKRNILCHRLNSSFPSMHGSACFTISFGCLFWMKNRFRTLIFLPSFFICLARVLLGVHWISDMISSFFISIFSCVITNYFCKKNYISFLIFLKKIRFFRK
- the purB gene encoding adenylosuccinate lyase, which translates into the protein MKYSFSRLNAISPIDGRYKEKSDILRPIFSEFGLIKRRVEVEIRWLQMLSESSEIQEVPKFRKCINDYLNEIIKNFNYSDAILIKKIEERVNHDVKAVEYFLKRKMSKFFELKKIKEFIHFACTSEDINNISYALMLKESIKKVIVPNWKDIIETLEKIAFSNRLIPILSRTHGRPATPSTVGKEFINFTYRMRKQLDQILRIKIYGKMNGTVGNYNAHLFAYPKIDWFKISEEFVLSFGIEWNPLTTQVEPYDYIAEIFDCIARFNTILIDLSRDIWGYICLGYFKKKMSDQEIGSSIMPYKNNPIEFENSEGNLELANTLSRHISQKMPISRWQRDLSNSTLIRNLGVCISHSLIAYFSFKDGLNKICIDEKNISQELNENWQVITEAIQTILRKYGEDSPYERLKELFQRNKKITRKHIIEYVNSLKLPNFEKDRIRSITPKDYIGLSNEMILKNFENKRENKI
- a CDS encoding FAD-dependent oxidoreductase, producing the protein MKRTNDNFLHRKVIILGSGPAGCTSAIYTSRAGLRPILITGFQKGGQIALANSVENWTGLYPSQTGSFIMENTLRQVRNFIPFSDIIEDQIYKVDLTNRPFLLFGSLKRYSCDSLIIATGSSFRNLGLSFEKRFEGKGVSFCATCDGFFYRNQKIAVVGGGNNALEEAIYLSKIAKEVNLIHRSKKFRAEKLLIDKIYKKVNQKKVFLYTNYVVCDAEGNEKGITSIKIKSNLNGSEKNLFVSGIFVAVGSNPNTSIFQGQLDLQDGYIKTSLKSRCMTETSVKGVFAAGDVSDSFYRQAISSAGTGCMAAIDAERYLYKVGDI
- the mnmA gene encoding tRNA 2-thiouridine(34) synthase MnmA, with amino-acid sequence MKNKKNYVARVVVGMSGGVDSSVAALLLKKRNYEVLGLFMKNWEEDDGHSCSYIEDLKDVKSVCEKLKIQLYQVNFSIEYWNKVFKVFLKKYKTGKTPNPDVLCNKEIKFKEFLDFSLENLNADYIATGHYVRKKKRNEKYILLKAKDERKDQSYFLHLLDQSQLEKVIFPIGEFKKSEIRKIAEKNGLLSVSKKKDSTGICFIGKKRFENFLQKYISCKNGDILSVHKEIIGQHPGSILYTLGQRKGIRIGGIKNEKHGPWYVIDKNVKQNTIMISQNKFHPSLVSKGIIINNVHWISEPKYRCSVQTRYHQKETYCSIRKICLNRISVRFDHPILSVTPGQYGVFYDREVCLGGGEIDLKF
- the infA gene encoding translation initiation factor IF-1 → MVKETGVEAQGVVLDTLPNTTFRVRLENGKKIIAHISGKMRKNYIRILTGDKVTVELSPYDLTKGRIIFRNR